The stretch of DNA TTAGGTTCAATTTTGACAGCAGTACTAATTAAACGTAGTGCATTTTGCTCATCTTTGGTTTGTAATTTTATCAGACCAAGACCATTCAATATTTTTGCATTTTGAGGTTCTGATTTGAGAATGTGTTCATACATTTCTTCCGCTTGTGATATCTGTCCAGTTTTATGCAGCGATATTGCTAAAGATACAGCGTTATTTGGGGTATTAAATGTTTGCTTCATAAGTACTGAGCTATTATTTTGATTTTTTGCAGCTTTACGTCTTTGCTCTCTATTCACTCTTATATCCTTTTATAACTCAAACAATTACAACTAAAAATTAGTATTATTTGCCATAATACAGCCACTTCAACAATATAATAGATTTTCTGAAATACAATATAAAGCCTGGTATTTTCTGTAATAAAAGTTAAATACAATAGAAAATAAAACAATTTTTTATTAGGATAAACGATTTTTCCCAATATGGGAAATTACACTAAAAATATTTATACAAAATTAATATTTATCTATCAATTAAATGAAATACAAATATAGCAACCCCGCTCATCGGGTCTTGAAAAATATAGGACTTACGCACTGTAACGCCAGTAAAAGGGTTTGAGATTCTATGCGCGCCTGCTAGATCAGCAAAAAGGGCGGATGCTGATCCGCCCTGTCTTACCTAAAAGTTATAACTATTTATCTGCTAGCAAGGTTATCTCTCATAGCGATCGCCATTTGCAAATGATTTCGGACAACGGGTAAAGTGGTGCTAGCAAAAGCCTTAACATCAGCATCTCGACCTAAGCGAGATTCACGCTGGAACAAAGCTGCACTCATAGAGTGATTGTTGATCATTGTCTGCATAAAAGTGCGGTCAAAGCGTAAACCAGGAATTTGTCCTAATCTCGCTCTCAGTGCTTTATGTTTGGCATCAGTATCCGTAGGGAGGGTAACACCTTTTTGAGCGGCTATTTGCATCAGTTGAGCGTTAGCCTGAGTATGCTCCTGCACCATGCGCTGTCCATATTGCCTAACCGATGCGTTAACCGCTCTTTCTGCTGCTAATCTACCAAGTATAATTTCCCCCATATTTGCTTGAGCAGCTTTGATCATAAAATCCCTATCTACAGCATTAAGATTTACTGGGTTTTGTGGAGTTGTTTGAGTGGTAGTTGGGTTTTGCTGAGTTGGCTGAGTAGTTGTGGTGGGATTTTGCTGAGTTGTATTAGTGGGATCTTGTTGAGTTGTATTAGTGGGATTTTGTTGAGTTGTGGTAGTGGGATTTTGCTGAGTTGTAGTAGTGGGATTTTGCTGAGTTGTAGTAGTAGGATTTTGCTGAGTTGTAGTAGTGGTTGGGTCTTGTTGAGTAGTTGTAGTTGAGTTTTGTTGAGTGGTTGTAGCAGGATTTGGCTGAGTGGTGGTAGTTGAGTTTGGTTGAGTAGTTGTGGTTGGGTCTTGTTGAGCTAAGGTGTAACCTGAAGATGCAAATAATCCAGTTGCCAAAAGTGCGACGGTTAATGTCGTTTGTTTGAACATTTCTAATTTTCCTTGTTATGCTTAAATTGCGTTATTTAGGGATTGCGTTTAAATAACTGTATTAACCGTGTTTTTGGTTAAACGTTCTTATTTCAATACTGATCTAGTGCTGAGAGATCTCATCTTCCTTTGGTTATGTAGTGCAGGGTCTCCCCCCATAACTTATGAAAAAGGTTTAGGGTTACATATTACATAGATGTAGGGGTGGGTCGAATTTAGGTTGTTGTAGGATACCTAAATGTGTACCCGCCTCTACTGTCGAAACCTAATTTTTCACCACTTAACGCTATCAAAAGCTTGCCAGGAACATTTTTAGAATGGTAGCTTCTGAAAGTTAGCTGGATTTAGAGTAGCAAAGACGCATTAATTAATGATGAAGCGATCGCTAAGTATCCTCTCCCTGGGCTTAATATTACTAGAGTCAGCCGTTACAGCCGCCCTTGCTGCGCCTCCCAGACCAGCAGATCAAGATGTATCTTGTGAAATATTAGTAGTTGGTGGTGGACTATCTGGTGCTGCGACAGCTTATGAAGGTTTGCTTGCAGGAAGAACAGTTTGCCTGACAGAAATTACCGACTGGGTAGGTGGACAAATTTCTTCTCAAGGTGTTTCAGCGCTGGATGAACGACCTACCCAGCGAGAAAGGCGATATTTCTCTCGCGGTTATCTAGAATTACGGGATAAAATTAAACGTTACTACAATGACCTCAATCCTGGTGATTGTTGGGTAAGTGAATCTTGCTTTCTTCCTAAAGATGGTCATAAACTTTTAGCTGAAATTTTGCAGGATACAGCTAGAAAAGGTAAAGGCACGCTGAAATGGTTTCCTAACACAGTTATTAAAGAGTTAAATATTACTCCTGCTACAGCACAGGGGAATGCTAACGCGGGTGGACAGCAAATTCAAAGTGCGATCGCAATTCAACATTCTCCCGCACCAGGTACACGCCCCATAAATACTGAGCCACTTTCTCAAACTATCGAGGATAGCTATCGCTACGAAAACTCATCCAGATTTCAGAAAAAAATTATCCGTTTCTCACCTCTACAACCCCGCACATCTAATAACCAAAATCGACCTGCAAATTGGTATGTAGTTGATGCAACTGAAACAGGTGAACTTGTTGCCCTTGCAGGTGTTCCTTACAAACTCGGTATTGATGCTCGTTCTTATCTAGAACCTTCTGCATCTAGTACTACTCAAGACCCTTATTGCACTCAAGGGTTTACTTATACCTTTGCGATGGAGCAAACTCAGCAACCGCAAACCCATATAGCGCCTTCGTTTTATCAACAATATCAGCCTTATTACAGTTACGAATTAAAACGGTTAGCAAGTTTTCCCTTAGTTTTTACCTACCGTCGTATCTTGAGTCCCGGCGAAGGCAAAGAAGCTACATTTGGGGGTATCAAATTTACTGAACCCACCCCAGGCGATATTTCCATGCAAAACTGGACTTGGGGTAATGATTACCGTCCAGGCTCCGAAGCTGATAACTTAATTCTTACCCAAGAACAATTACAAGCTTCTGGGCAACTGCAACCTGGGGGGTGGTTGGGAGGTTTACGGACAGAAAGTTTACGCAAAGGTGAAGAAATTTCCCAAGGATATTTTCACTGGTTAGTAGCTGGTACTACTGATTCACAATTAGGTGATGGGGTGAAACAACCACAACCTAATAATCGTTATCTCACAGGTTTAGATTCACCTATGGGTACTGTGCATGGGTTATCTAAATATCCTTATATTCGGGAAGCACGGCGCATTATTGGTAGACCAAACTACACTTTTTCTGAAGGTTTTATGATTTCGGAAATTGATATTTCTCGCATTAATTTCGGCGCTGATTATTATCGCCAAAACTTACCGCCAGAAATGTATCGCAGCTTATTAACAGAATTATCTGGTACAGATGCACCTGCTGTTGCTAGTGGTTCAATACCTTTAGATAAAGCCAAGCGCAGAAGTCGTTCGCGGATATATCCTGATTCTGTAGGTGTTGCACATTATGCGATCGATTTTCACCCCTGTATGACTAACAGCCCTCCTGAAGCGCCTGGTAATACAGAGCGAGAAGGCGAAAGACGTGGCGCAGGACAAGCATATCCTTTTGAAATTCCCCTGCGTTCAATGATTCCCCAGAAAATTGACAATATGTTAGTTGCAGGTAAAAGTATTGCTGCTAGTCATATTGCTGCCGCCGCTTATCGGATTCATGCTTTTGAATGGTCGGCGGGCGCTGCTGCTGGTACTACAATAGATTTTGCTTTTGATAAAGGAATTTTGCCTTATCAATTAGTTGATGAATTACCACGTAGCGAACCGCAATTAATAGAATTGCGACAAAGATTAGATGCCCAGGGCAACTTTACTGCTTTTCCAAATGCCTCGATTTTCAATGAATCTTGGGAAGGTTGGCGCTAAACTATTAATTAGGGATAAAAGTTTTAATAGTTAGCAAAGAAATTACGCCAAATCACACGCGGGCATGATGCCCGCACTTCTCATTTAGATATATTCGGCGCAGTCATAACTTAAGGTTTTTGCGTTTTGTCGTCCAAAGTTGCAAAGTCTTTCACCAATGACCAATAAGCATTTATAAATGCGTAAGTCCTAAAGGTATCAGTCAATGATTTGTTGTCTCAATCCTTATTGTAATGAGCCACTTAATCAAGACGATCTCGTCGCTTGCAAGTCATGCGGCACTCAACTGGTTAAATTATTACGCGATCGCTTTAAAATAATTGAACCGATTGGGCGTGGTGGTTTTGGTAAAACCTATCTGGCTGAAGACATCGACAAGCTCAACGAACGTTGTATTATTAAGCAACTGATTTACCAGGGACGCAATCAAGAGGAAGTTGATAAGATTAGGCAGTTGTTTGAACAGGAGGCGAGACAACTCCAACAACTAGGCGAACATCCTCAGATTCCGGCTTTATTCGCTTATTTTCAAAGCAATAATTATTTCTTCTTAGCTCAACAACTGATTAACGGGCGGAATTTATTGCAGGAACTTGAGCAAGAAGGATTATTCATGGAAGCAAACACCAGACACCTTTTGCAAAATTTGTTGCCTGTTTTGCAATACGTCCACAATCGCCATGTCATCCATCGAGATATTAAGCCTGAAAATATCATTCGTCAATCCGGTACAAATAACTTGGTACTGATTGATTTTGGTGTTTCAAAGGTAGTACCACTTAATGCCCAAACCCAAACAGGTACAATCATTGGCTCACATGGTTATAGTTCTCCAGAGCAAATAAAAGGTAGAGCAAAACCCTGTAGCGATTTATTTAGCTTAGGAGCGACTTGCTTTCATCTTCTCACGGGTATTCATCCGTCAGATTTATGGACTGAAAAAGGTTACAACTGGGTAGATGATTGGCAACAATACTTACCCTATCCCCTCGATCCTCAATTTGCCTATGTGCTGAATCGTCTTCTTGTTAAAGATTATTTGCAACGCTATCAGTCTGCTGCTGAGGTATTACGCGATTTAAAAGGAACAGCACAATACAGTGCTTCAGGCTATATAGCGTCTAAAACCACTTCTACTCAGTATTCCACTACTAAACCTGCTAGTCAGAATTCTACTACTAAACCATCTTCTACCAAAGCGACCTCTGCGCGATCGCACCACGCACCAACTAAGGTAACAGCACCATCAACATCAAGTTATTCACGTCAGTTAGTTTCAACCACTGTAGATAGTAATAGGAATATTTTACTTGAGCGATCGCCCTTGCTAATTCTCACAGGTATGGTTTTGGCTTTTGTGGCAGTATGTTTATGGGTTTTGCGATCGCCAACACCACAAAATCAGAATCAAGTTGTACCCTCGCAGATTCAATCACCGTCGCCGATAGTTCCATCACCTCAAACCCCATCACCTCAACCGCCATCACCGCCATCTCCTTCACCTGAATATCCATCACGTCCATATCCGCCACCTCCGTATCCGCCCCCTCGATACCCGCCGCGTGATCTTCCTCCTTATCCACCGCCTGGTTCGCGCCCTTTTCCACCTCCTCAAGGATAATGTGTACGGTTGGCAACCAAATAATATTTAAACTTAGATATTAGCTAACATACAAAATCCCAACTTTTTTAATTAATAGTAGGTTGGGTTACGCTGTGCTTAACCCAACAGCCATGTTAATTTATTTTGGGTTTCACTCTATCCCTACTTATTTAAAATAAAAAATACCTGATCGCCACGCCCAAAAATCAGGCGCATACTTCGCTAACCGTGTCAAAGCATAATCTGGTAAAAAGAATAAAATCGGATGCGGAACACTTGTTTTAAAAGCATCCCTCACAAAATTTAAATCCTGCAAAACAGGAGGATATGCTTCTGACATCCCTATCGAGTTTTCCAGCCCCGTAATTATTAAAACTAATTTTTTATCTGATTCAATCTTTACTGCTTGCAACTTCTCAACAATCGCATCCCTCAAAAAACGCAAGTTTTGATCAGAAAAATCCCAATGCACAAATTGAATATTTTTACAACTTGAATGCTTCTTTAAAATTGCAATTAATAAATTTTTATCACTGTCAAAATTAATCTCTACAAAGCCAATTGTTAACTTATCATCAGCAAAGTCAATAAAAGTTAATATTTCAGCAAACGCTTGCCGATTGATAGCAGTAAAACTATCATTTTTTTTAGGTATCACTTCCTGCTGTTTGGGCAGCGTGGAGAGCTTTTTGAAAGGCATCACTTTCCTTTACCACTGGATTAATATAATTCCATCTACTACTACCGTTATACTCAAAAACTGAGAGATTAAACATCATTGTTCTGCCTAACTCATCTTTTCTCACATCCTTCTCCAGACAGACCTGCGCTAATTCTGGATAGTGATCAGTAGGAATAATCCGTTCAAAGTTAAATTGTTCTTGCTTGATAGCATAAATAACATCGTCTGCTGTGACTTTATTATTGCCACTGGTTGCAGCAGTCAGGCAAGAACTAGCTGTCATCTGCATCAATTGTCGTACATGACCTCCACTAGCTTTAGCTAAATTTAACAACAATTGACGATCTTCAAACACTGCATCAACATCAACTCGATGTTCTATCAAACTAGCAATTGCTTCTAAACCTGCTTGATTACATTGCAAATCACAGTTATTACGATTA from Oculatellaceae cyanobacterium encodes:
- a CDS encoding DUF4142 domain-containing protein, with product MFKQTTLTVALLATGLFASSGYTLAQQDPTTTTQPNSTTTTQPNPATTTQQNSTTTTQQDPTTTTTQQNPTTTTQQNPTTTTQQNPTTTTQQNPTNTTQQDPTNTTQQNPTTTTQPTQQNPTTTQTTPQNPVNLNAVDRDFMIKAAQANMGEIILGRLAAERAVNASVRQYGQRMVQEHTQANAQLMQIAAQKGVTLPTDTDAKHKALRARLGQIPGLRFDRTFMQTMINNHSMSAALFQRESRLGRDADVKAFASTTLPVVRNHLQMAIAMRDNLASR
- a CDS encoding FAD-dependent oxidoreductase, whose amino-acid sequence is MMKRSLSILSLGLILLESAVTAALAAPPRPADQDVSCEILVVGGGLSGAATAYEGLLAGRTVCLTEITDWVGGQISSQGVSALDERPTQRERRYFSRGYLELRDKIKRYYNDLNPGDCWVSESCFLPKDGHKLLAEILQDTARKGKGTLKWFPNTVIKELNITPATAQGNANAGGQQIQSAIAIQHSPAPGTRPINTEPLSQTIEDSYRYENSSRFQKKIIRFSPLQPRTSNNQNRPANWYVVDATETGELVALAGVPYKLGIDARSYLEPSASSTTQDPYCTQGFTYTFAMEQTQQPQTHIAPSFYQQYQPYYSYELKRLASFPLVFTYRRILSPGEGKEATFGGIKFTEPTPGDISMQNWTWGNDYRPGSEADNLILTQEQLQASGQLQPGGWLGGLRTESLRKGEEISQGYFHWLVAGTTDSQLGDGVKQPQPNNRYLTGLDSPMGTVHGLSKYPYIREARRIIGRPNYTFSEGFMISEIDISRINFGADYYRQNLPPEMYRSLLTELSGTDAPAVASGSIPLDKAKRRSRSRIYPDSVGVAHYAIDFHPCMTNSPPEAPGNTEREGERRGAGQAYPFEIPLRSMIPQKIDNMLVAGKSIAASHIAAAAYRIHAFEWSAGAAAGTTIDFAFDKGILPYQLVDELPRSEPQLIELRQRLDAQGNFTAFPNASIFNESWEGWR
- a CDS encoding serine/threonine-protein kinase, with product MICCLNPYCNEPLNQDDLVACKSCGTQLVKLLRDRFKIIEPIGRGGFGKTYLAEDIDKLNERCIIKQLIYQGRNQEEVDKIRQLFEQEARQLQQLGEHPQIPALFAYFQSNNYFFLAQQLINGRNLLQELEQEGLFMEANTRHLLQNLLPVLQYVHNRHVIHRDIKPENIIRQSGTNNLVLIDFGVSKVVPLNAQTQTGTIIGSHGYSSPEQIKGRAKPCSDLFSLGATCFHLLTGIHPSDLWTEKGYNWVDDWQQYLPYPLDPQFAYVLNRLLVKDYLQRYQSAAEVLRDLKGTAQYSASGYIASKTTSTQYSTTKPASQNSTTKPSSTKATSARSHHAPTKVTAPSTSSYSRQLVSTTVDSNRNILLERSPLLILTGMVLAFVAVCLWVLRSPTPQNQNQVVPSQIQSPSPIVPSPQTPSPQPPSPPSPSPEYPSRPYPPPPYPPPRYPPRDLPPYPPPGSRPFPPPQG